The genomic DNA CGGCCGCGCCGGTCACCCCCTGCCGCGAGAGCAGGTAGATGAAGCCGCGTGAGAGGCTCGCGATGCGCTCGAGGCGCGCCCGCCCCGTCGCGGGCGCAACGAGCAGGGTCAGGTCGAGCCCCGCCCTTCCGCATCGCTCCGCAAGATCGGGGGCCTCGTCGAGATCGAGATCCGGCACGATCAGCCCATCGGCGCCTGCAGCCTTCGCCTTTGAGATGAACTCCGCCCGTCCGATGCGCTCGACGATCGACGCGCTCACCATCAGGATGAGCGCCGCATCCACCTTCGGCCGCACTTCAGCCAGCATCGCAAAGAGCGCGGGCGGCGTAGCGCCGTGCTCGATCGCGCCCTTCATGGCTTCGGCGATCACGGGACCATCGGCGATCGGATCGGAAAAGGGCACGCCGATCTCGATGATCT from Phycisphaeraceae bacterium includes the following:
- the trpA gene encoding tryptophan synthase subunit alpha, producing the protein MSRTELAFEGLRERGRSTVIPFIVAGAPSMASTALTIESLAAAGAEIIEIGVPFSDPIADGPVIAEAMKGAIEHGATPPALFAMLAEVRPKVDAALILMVSASIVERIGRAEFISKAKAAGADGLIVPDLDLDEAPDLAERCGRAGLDLTLLVAPATGRARLERIASLSRGFIYLLSRQGVTGAAASHGASESGGSSMTVADDDLARRVAEVRHVSRLPIACGFGISSAIDVKRVTKVCEGAIVGSALVRAMAEAKSPEDAAARATALYRSLRGA